The Rhizobium sp. WSM4643 genome contains the following window.
GCGAGCGCTGGAACCACCTGAACAGCCTGCCGATCAAGCACATCTATGACCGCTGGATCAGCGTCTATGCCGGCCATGCGCTCTCCATCCTCGACCGGCTGAAAGGCGACTTGGAAGGTCAGCCCGAATAATGACGCGGCTGTAAACCGGCCTTGCCGCCCGGTCTGCCGAAGCCTTATGCTACCAAAAACGGGGATCAGACGGATGACGATATCAGGAGCCGGCATACGCCGCATGCGGCTGCTGCGCAGCATGAAGCAAGGCCATCTCGCCGAACTCCTTGGCGTCAACCAGGCGACCGTCTCGCGCTGGGAGCGCGATCAACTCGCCCTGCCCGTCGAACAGGCCATCAAGCTGGAGCGGATTTTCGCCGCGCCGCCACATGAAGCAGTCGATACGGCGCTGAAGCGGCTGGTCGAGGATTCCGTCCGGCCGGTGCATCTGATCTGCGACCGCACCCACCGGCTGCTCGCCGCCTCTCGCCCGCGGCAAGCGGAGTGGCGGGCGCCGCTCGGCGCCTTTCTCGGCCGTTCTCTGTTCTCCTACGCCTCCGCCGAGATCGCCGCCGCCGAGCAGTCGCTGGAGGAGTGCGGCTGGCATGAGGGCAGGCTCTCGTCGCTGACCCTCGATACCGGCGCCAACGGCAATGCGCTGCTGCCGATCGCCGCCGGCCGCGTGACCTGGGAACGGATCATGCTTTCCGATGGCAGCGCCGGCCGCCTTGTCACGACCATCGGCTAAGCCTCAAGCTTTCCTGCATCCCCATGCATAATTTATGCGTTGTCCGGAAACCTTAGCCTTTATAGCGTCCGCCGCCGAAGGGTCAGG
Protein-coding sequences here:
- a CDS encoding helix-turn-helix transcriptional regulator; its protein translation is MTISGAGIRRMRLLRSMKQGHLAELLGVNQATVSRWERDQLALPVEQAIKLERIFAAPPHEAVDTALKRLVEDSVRPVHLICDRTHRLLAASRPRQAEWRAPLGAFLGRSLFSYASAEIAAAEQSLEECGWHEGRLSSLTLDTGANGNALLPIAAGRVTWERIMLSDGSAGRLVTTIG